From Erigeron canadensis isolate Cc75 chromosome 5, C_canadensis_v1, whole genome shotgun sequence:
TGATTATATGTCCAAAATATCTCTCCTTTCTTTCCTACTGAACCCACACTCATTTAGATTTAGCATATTGAATGATATCTCTAAGGAAAGAgatttcatatataattaacattAATGGTCGGTCAATATGCAGTTACTTAAAAGATTATATAACATTCAACAAATAAAGTTGTATTTTATATTGTTGTAAGACATATATTACAATAGCAATGTAATTTTgacaaattatataaacaaatgtTAACCAACAACCATCCATGTCTCTTGTTAGAGAAAGAACTAAGTGTATGTGATCAAAAGAGAGTCACTTTGGCCTCAGTTTCTTTTCCATGTGCTACGATATAGCCATCTCTCTTGactatacaaaatatatcaaaaaataaagaGCTTAACTCAATCTAAATATTGAAAACATGAAGTATATCATTGCTCTTGCCAATCAATGACAGAACTGTTGCTGCAATATGGTTTGGGCTGAGACCGGCCTCTTCGATCTGATTTGGTTGAGCCCCATGTTCGATATATTTATCCGGAAGAGTCATTGCTCGCCACTACAAtccattaaaattaaagatgaaCAAAATTAGTACATTGTGATGTTAATTTATTTCTTGTGTCTTGTTTTGTGCAATAATGTAACTTAAAACTATTGCTCATGAGTGAAATAACATAAGTAAACTAATATACCTTCAGATTTCCATCAAGTAATCCATTTGAGGCCAAGAAATGAGAAACATGAGAACTAAATCCTCCAATAGATCCTTCTTCAAGTGTGATTAAAACTTCATGATTATGTGCTAGTTGTTTGATCAAGTTTCCGTCTAATGGTTTGCAGAATCGTGCATCTGCCACGGTCACTGAGATACCGTGAAGTTGAAGAAGTGTGCTTGCTTCTAAACAACTTTGAACTATGGTTCCATAACCTAACAAAGCCACTCTATCCCCTTCCTTAAGCACTCTTCCTTTTCCAACCTCGATTGGGGTTCCTCTGCTGTCGGATGGGATATATGAACCTATTCCGTTGCCTCTTGGGAACCTAAAGCAGCTTGGACGATCATCAATGGTTGCAGCCGTGGCAACCATGTTAATGAGCTCGGCTTCACACGAAGGAGCCATTACGACCATGTTTGGTAAACAAGCCATGAACGTTGTATCAAATGCACCACAATGAGTTGGACCATCCGCTCCTACCAAACCGGCCCTATCCAAGGCAAATCTCACCGGAAGCTTTTGAAGATCAACATCATGAACAACCTGcatcataatacatatatataccataccattatcaaatattttttttaaaaaaataattcaatCAAGCCAAATAATCCAAATATCTTACTTGATCATAGCCTCTTTGGAGGAATGATGAATAAATAGCACAAAATGGCTTGAGCCCTTCCGTTGCTAAACCTGCTGCAAAAGTTACAGCATGCTGCTCGGCTATGCCAACATCAAAACATCTCTTAGGAAATCGTTTTTGGAATGTATTAAGACCTGTGCCTCCTCCCATTGCAGCATGAATAGCAACTATTTTATCATCTCTTTCCGCCTCAGCAACCAAGGAATCGGCAAAATATTGAGTATATGAAAGGGTCTTAGATTTTGCTTTCGTTTGTTTCCCAGACTGAGTATTGAATTTCACAACACCGTGCATCTTGTCTGCTGCCATTTCTGCAGGAAGGTAGCCTTTTCCTTTCTCGGTAACAATGTGGACGAGAACGGGTCCTGGGTCAGGCATGGACTTGATCTTACTAAGAACATAAACAAGGTCTTCAACATTATGTCCATCCACCGGACCAACATAGTATAGCCCAAGCTCTTCAAACATAGATGCTCCTTGACCAGTCACCACTCCCCTCATATAAGAGTCCATTTTGGCTGCTACTTCATGTGTTTTATTCCCCAGTTTCTTTGTCACTTCCTATACATAGACAAGATTTGGACAGATTAGACTTTTCATTCAGATCTTTTAGTGGTTATTTCTAATTAAAAGAGTTGTGTTACTTTAGATTACAAGTTAATGTTAATTGTTGCAATTTAGATATTTCATATGTAAATAAACATCAAAAAATGAGAAGCTAGACTAATTGAACCTTAGCAACATCACGAAGTTGGCGGAACTTCCGGCTAGTTTGTAGCCTTATGAGGGATTGGCTGAGGGCTCCCACGGGAGGAGCGGGACCATCAAGAGTGGCGGTGGGTAGGGACACTTGGCGGTtgtcattcaagattataatgagATTGGATTCCAGGTAGCCAGCATTGTTCATAGCCTCATATGCTTGCCCTGCAGTCATGGCTCCATCACCAATCACTGCAATTACATGGTTGTCTTTTCCTAACAAGTCTCTTCCAACAGCCATTCCTGTTTTGGAAAAATGAGGTTACGTCCCGAATACTAAAAACCATTAAGTGATGATTTACACAATTATGGATAAATAATGTATTGTATCTATTAACTAAGTAATTAATTAGTGAATAATTGAATAGATTTTTGTTTCTTAAGTAAAAAAACTTCTTATTTGACTTAATGGGTtacgttttttttattaagtccaTAAGGAAAATAGGAAACAAAACCCGAGTATCTAAGTGAATTCAGTATATAGGGTTGTAGCTCTAAAGTTGTGTAGATGTATTTGTGAATCGTGAAGTTACCTAAACCAGCCGAAATGCTAGTAGAGCTATGGCCAGCACCAAAAGCATCATGTTCACTCTCATCTCTCTTTGGAAACCCGGCGAGTCCACTTGTTTGTCGCATCGTCCCCATTCTCGATCTCCTTCCCGTCAAAATCTTATGCGGGTATGCCTAAACCAGAAAATAGTATAagaaatatacttttttttttgaacggtaaTCTATCCTACTTTTACTCCTAAACTACACGAATGACTACTATAAGAAATATTGCATGATAATCCAATTATAATTTCATAAAAGATTGCATCATAACATggaaattaataatttaaagtGGTCATCACCTGGTGGCCAACATCCCATATAATCTTATCGTTCGGAGTGTTGAAAATATGGTGGAGAGAGACGGTTAGTTCAGCCACGCCCAAGTTAGAGCTCAGGTGACCACCGGTCTCAGAAACTGTGTACACAATCTCTTCTCGGAGCTCGTCAGCCAGCTTTTCAAGATCCTATATACATAAGAGTTTTGAAAAGGTAAGGATGTGATTACTTCAAATTATCATCATATTCTAAGCtctagttttatttatttttttggaaaatttacTTTAAAATGCAAACGAGAACCAATCATAAAGATCCACATCATCAACTATTTTAAACACGGAACTTTTGATCTTTAAATTGTCATCCTGGTTTTTACTGTTTTCACTTTAAAGCATTATTAGCTCCCTTATAATAcgaaaccttttttttttcaggaCTGGCTGAAAACATTAACGTTGATAAGAAAACATTAAATCTCAAGTTTTATTCATTAACATGCAAAAAgttattcaagaaaaaaagttgttaaataaaatgTAACATTACATATACGTTGATAAAGTTCATAAGTgaatgttatatacttacaagagtaagtacccgcgcgttgcagcggtgagatggtgggggtgatagctagattagagagtgtgatagtcaaatgcctacggcctccgccctcggatttaaaaattcgtcaaaagtatatcgaatgacatctctaatgaaagagcatgaaattttaacaacacctatacaatttttataatttatcgacgtatgattttttgagataaaagattttgaatgaattggaggaataaatgatttatggaggagagagaaaaaagatgattggttgagatttaaggagagagaaagaaagggtattatggttattttagataaatatagaatagatgagaggggtattttggggatgtatttaaaatcaatattgaaaatttcaactcaatgttgaaaatctggaaggaatctgctttataatataatatagatatatgtgaaCAATGTAAATATAAGGAGAAGATCATTTGAGGACACCCCTTGCAAACAGGACAAGAGACAAATTTCAGTACTCACTCACTTCCTCACCCTCtcatttcttcttccttttatatatttcttttaaactTAATTTAAAGGGCATAGCACATAAAGTTAAAAACGGAACTCGTTAGATCACTCCATGACCAATCATCattttatgacttatcaccccacaaggatttttatttgaaaaatacatataaaaaatctattaagagggggggggggggggggggggggttgttgATATTTGTCCATATCTTCTCTTCATTTTTGGTAGTGTTGTCCTCAAATTAATCCGTTTTTGTAAACATAATTTTATGGAAAATCATTAAATTTATCTTTGCATCTAGTTTGGAACCATATATGTTGTGTAATTGTAGTATATTTAGAATTCTGTAatttttggttgctagtttttTGCTAGTTGacctttatatattatatattgttgttgccatttaaaaaaaaaatctccaaATCTCATCAAAACTTAGCATGTGTAATCTATTCATTATCTTTTTACATCTCCTCCCTTTACTTTTTCATGTGACATAATTTTGtaattagaaagatttttaggctaatttttaaaaaacatgaatcatttctttatttaatttgtaaatttaaaTGTATTCAGTGGAGAAGCTATTTGGTGGCCACGGGTGGCCATGACAATCCCACAATTtctataaaactctatatttataatactaTTTCTAAGTATTTAATCGGTTTTAAGGTAATTGTCAACCCCAGGCTAGAGTAATTGAAATTTGTAGTTTAACTTTACACTTATTAATATCATAAAACTATTCGGCGATCTCATGATGAAAAACCTGGCTCCTATTAACTATTTTTGGACTCATAAAAAAcctatattaaaattttggtgTCTCATATTCGGTACGGGCCTGGCGTCATTGGGCTGCCCGGACAGAACTATTCACCTGGCCTGCtagctaatatatatacctCGATGGAAAGATTCTTCATATTAATTGGATGATCGATCTTATCCAAGATAGGAGTATCCGGTTTCTCCCCCGAATACCTTAATATCGTTGCCGGGCTCCCGTTAGCAATTCTTTGTATATGTACAGTTTCATTATTTGACTTGTCCTTTCCAACAGCCACGATCCGTGTAAACTAGGACAATAAAATAGAGACATTTAGGCAAATATTAAATGGCGATACACgaaacatatgtatataaacttTTAACTCCAATGACATATTAcctataatataatatctaatgaaagttatataaatgaaaattacatttaaagttcaatgtataaatatattttacatcattatTGTATAACAAACAGAAAACATTTTACCGTTAAAGTTGTGAAAGAAAAACTCAGCAAGTTAAATTTAGACAAAATTAAGATGGAGGTAGAGTATATATAAACTATGATACCTTTCGCTTGGTTGACGGTTTGCCGCGGGCATTCGTCCATGGACTACGCGAAGTAAAACAATTGTTAGGATCTTGAACAAGAGATGACAATCTACACATACTCTTCAAAGATCCGCAAGAAGCCATATTCTCTATGTGTGTAGTTTTGATGAAGCTTTTAATTTAGGAGTGGAGAAGGTAGACAGATAGGAAAAAAATGGTTCATTTCCGGATAAAACTtacataaatttaatatataggCAATGGCAAAGAGAGGTGCAATCCAATGTTGAATAGTTGGCCTTAACAAGTCGAGAGTGGCTGCtggatattataaaaaataaactaattatgGTATTGTACAGTCAAATTCTTACACTCACTAAATCACTAGTCGCTACATGATAGCTACAAAATCTACTCATACACTTAACTAATTTACCTTGTCGTAATTTAATTAGAATATATTAGATTAAATCGAGAATATGAATAATCAATCGTCTCAGAaggattgatttttttttctctctctcatcTGATAAGTGCACTTTCCACACATAAAACAccataaaacaaaacaagcaaAAATTTATCCATAAGTCCTTCAATCTAAGCTTAGATTAAGTtctataaaatgttaaaaatccaTCCTAACAAAGGGTTTTCTTCTAATAGTGGCTTTTTGGTTTGAGTTTTGACGAGATATCTTCTTCAAAGTGGTGTCTCTTGGGGACGGGTATAACGAAAAAATTAAATGTGAGATTAAATGACCATACTCAATTGTCAACAATTAACTTATCactccaataaaaaaaaatcgataTTATGAATATTTATTTGGTTTACTCATtgtcaaatattattatttttatcttattaAACCAATTTGGGTTAATAGTACTATATTTTCAATGTTATATATTTCAGCCACAAACTCTTAAATTTCTATAATTTTGAATAGTATGTATTTTTTTGAGGTCTCTACTTTGGCCACAACTTGTTATAATTTTCAAGCTTTTGTTTTTTGTACTTTGCTTACAAAAtttattcatcatttttttatttaccattttagAGTTTCACTACCaaaattttacatgtttttatttacattcttcacttttttgttttgttataatTTAGTCGCAATGAGTTTCAATATTTAACTCTGAATATAATATTCTAAGGTGTATTAtagctttattttttatttacgtaCGTATAGATGGCTCCAAAAACTTGTCCTGCCGAATATATAATAGAGAGTTCACTCCCTTGATGGACTTTTTATCCGTTAAATATATTAAACCATCtacatatttaataatttagcATCTGTGTATTTAATACGAATATAAATCTaatattaatcttaattttaatcttattttaatcttaatcttaatatatataaatataataatatataaatataatattatataataatataatataagacagttgaactaaagacttattaaccaatcaaatcactcaatttcatcaaattgagtttcgcttatgtcatcatttatattaactataaattaaaaattttaataatcattatccaaatatattattatattagaacttatattaatttgtagaaaaagtctcattaatttacactttttttattttctataaataatttacactttttacccctgaatacttaatttatatttatttttagttataccTTGGGaggttttattaaaatttacaatcatttaattaattaaaaaaatttcaacatatgaaatattgtctataaaatttattttaaaaccaaatgacttattaacaaatattatattacatttttataaattataaatattaatttttagttgaatgtttaatataaaaataatttgaactctagataaatatcccaaacataataaaaaatgacaatATACAACATTCTTATCCTAATTAAATACAATAGGAGTCACAGAACATAGGACaatcacagaacaaaacacgattcacaacaaaaggttacttgaatactaaatctaAATGAATATGAACTTTATTTAATATTCAATCTCTTaataaaaaaaggtacatatcttttaaattataagcttttatgaatcgaatgtatgaaaatctaaaattgataatatcgtaaatctgtGTTCAGTGTTAGACACGGATTTAAGATCTAGTATGCTAAAGAGTAAAGACTAATTGCACGAAGGATTGGATACACTAAAACCATGACTAAAAGTCTGCACTCTCACATTGACTAAAAGTCAGCACTCAAACATTgactattaatttatatattatatcaatatcaatatcaatctaCTAAAATGTAGTAATATATGTTTGGatggtattttatttttctttttaatgtacAAAGTCACGGGtcataaaatgtaaataataaaacaacacGAAATGATGTGTCCATTGAAATTTTTTATGGGGACCCTGTAACTTTATTTTCCGATTTATCGTCACTTGTGCCAAGAGTGAAAAAGCGATAAAACATCTTATATATATCTTACGAGTACTAATATTCGTGTGCGTCACGGTTGACTTATAattgtttatattaatttcatatttatctttttatataactaagagaggataaaTTTTTGATTAGTTGGCAATTATGAGGGAAAATCATGTAAGACTTTTCATTATGTGTCATACCtatattaattttctaattttaagcattcttttaaaaattattctttatcctaatcatcattaactaataataaaaaaaaattaacaagaaaaagaCCTGATAACAAATCGGCTACATTATACGGTAAATATCtctcaaataaataattgcaTATAcctaatcttaattttaatataactaataacttattaaccaatcaaatcgctcaattttatcaaattgactctcgcttatgtcatcatttagattaactataaattaaaaatcctaataatcattataaaatatattattatattggtatttatattattttgtagaaaaaatctctttaatttacacttttttttgtttttcatcaataatttacactttttaaccctaaatatttaaattatatttatttttagccatcaatttgagaattttttttcttaaattttttaaaaacgttacaaaaagtatttatatttaattatttaaagttacaattgtcactcaaatcaaaaatcctaattgttatcaaacaatatgaaaacaatcctaattgttatctaattatcataggagagtgattgaaaataaacatattcatgttatgggtcgtatcatgatcaaacatatatacttaaatgtcaagtacaagatcacaagtatgtttatattttaattcttctttcataataatatcacattatgagtacaattagtttcaaaaaattatataatagaaaaattattgtagcatgtgccttgtggattGACAACGACAAACAATCTCATCAATATgtat
This genomic window contains:
- the LOC122599193 gene encoding probable 1-deoxy-D-xylulose-5-phosphate synthase 2, chloroplastic — its product is MASCGSLKSMCRLSSLVQDPNNCFTSRSPWTNARGKPSTKRKFTRIVAVGKDKSNNETVHIQRIANGSPATILRYSGEKPDTPILDKIDHPINMKNLSIEDLEKLADELREEIVYTVSETGGHLSSNLGVAELTVSLHHIFNTPNDKIIWDVGHQAYPHKILTGRRSRMGTMRQTSGLAGFPKRDESEHDAFGAGHSSTSISAGLGMAVGRDLLGKDNHVIAVIGDGAMTAGQAYEAMNNAGYLESNLIIILNDNRQVSLPTATLDGPAPPVGALSQSLIRLQTSRKFRQLRDVAKEVTKKLGNKTHEVAAKMDSYMRGVVTGQGASMFEELGLYYVGPVDGHNVEDLVYVLSKIKSMPDPGPVLVHIVTEKGKGYLPAEMAADKMHGVVKFNTQSGKQTKAKSKTLSYTQYFADSLVAEAERDDKIVAIHAAMGGGTGLNTFQKRFPKRCFDVGIAEQHAVTFAAGLATEGLKPFCAIYSSFLQRGYDQVVHDVDLQKLPVRFALDRAGLVGADGPTHCGAFDTTFMACLPNMVVMAPSCEAELINMVATAATIDDRPSCFRFPRGNGIGSYIPSDSRGTPIEVGKGRVLKEGDRVALLGYGTIVQSCLEASTLLQLHGISVTVADARFCKPLDGNLIKQLAHNHEVLITLEEGSIGGFSSHVSHFLASNGLLDGNLKWRAMTLPDKYIEHGAQPNQIEEAGLSPNHIAATVLSLIGKSNDILHVFNI